From one Mycolicibacterium sp. HK-90 genomic stretch:
- a CDS encoding DUF559 domain-containing protein, which translates to MSEPFIGTEALAAGIVTRYQLNRDHRRILPNIYVDKRTAVSLRQRTTAAWLWSGRNAVIAGAAASALHGPKWVADDVPIELIVAKTKPPGKVITRQDLICDGEVMRIDGLSVTSVERTAFDLGRRGLIGAAVARLDALARATGLKADDVLALAARHRHARGLRQLERALDLFDPGGQSPKETWLRLMLIDAGFPRPQTQLPVLGPDGYPRYFLDLGWEELMLAVEYEGAQHADQLGYDITRSDYITRVGWTHVRVAAGHRRPAIILRVGHEWDRLWRPELGIAPRRPPLAGPSLELGC; encoded by the coding sequence ATGAGTGAGCCCTTCATCGGCACCGAAGCCCTGGCGGCCGGCATCGTCACCCGCTACCAGCTCAACCGCGACCACCGCAGAATCCTGCCGAACATCTACGTGGACAAGCGAACTGCCGTGTCGCTGCGGCAACGCACCACGGCGGCGTGGTTGTGGTCGGGCCGTAACGCGGTGATCGCGGGAGCCGCCGCATCGGCGCTCCATGGCCCGAAGTGGGTGGCCGACGACGTTCCGATCGAGTTGATCGTCGCCAAGACCAAGCCACCCGGAAAGGTGATCACGCGACAGGACCTGATCTGCGACGGGGAGGTCATGCGCATCGACGGGCTGTCGGTCACGAGCGTCGAGCGCACTGCTTTCGACCTTGGGCGCCGCGGGTTGATCGGTGCGGCCGTCGCGCGGCTCGACGCACTTGCTCGAGCCACCGGATTGAAGGCCGACGACGTGCTGGCGCTCGCCGCGCGTCACCGCCACGCCCGTGGCCTGCGGCAACTCGAACGGGCGCTGGATCTATTCGACCCTGGAGGCCAGTCCCCGAAAGAAACCTGGCTGCGGCTGATGCTCATCGACGCAGGTTTTCCGCGGCCACAGACACAGCTACCGGTGCTCGGGCCCGACGGCTACCCGCGGTACTTCCTCGACCTGGGTTGGGAGGAACTGATGCTGGCGGTCGAATACGAGGGTGCGCAGCATGCCGATCAGCTCGGCTACGACATCACGCGTTCCGACTACATCACGCGAGTCGGCTGGACCCACGTCAGAGTGGCCGCGGGACACCGACGGCCCGCCATCATCCTCCGGGTGGGGCATGAATGGGATCGACTTTGGCGGCCAGAGCTCGGGATCGCGCCGCGTCGGCCACCGCTGGCCGGCCCCTCACTGGAACTCGGCTGTTGA
- a CDS encoding aminotransferase class I/II-fold pyridoxal phosphate-dependent enzyme → MSFQSLGRDDLLAQHELQQRNYAELQAKKLNLDLTRGKPAPAQLDLSNALLSLPGEDYRDRDGTDTRNYGGLHGLPELREIFGELLGIPVQNLIAGNNASLEMMHDSIVFSLLHGGVDSVRPWAQEPVVKFLCPSPGYDRHFAITESFGIEMIPVPMREDGPDVDLIEELVAADPAIKGMWCVPVYSNPTGVTFSWESVRRLVQMRTAAPDFRLMWDNAYAVHTLTDEFIRQVDVLGLAEAAGNPNRPLVFASTSKITFAGAGVSFLGGSLGNIAWYLQHAGKKSIGPDKVNQLRHTRFFGDADGVRLQMQRHRELIAPKFALVAEILEDRLAESKIASWTDPKGGYFVSLDVWPGTAKRTVALAKDAGIAVTEAGSAFPYRKDPDDKNIRIAPTFPSLADVRDAIDGLATCALLAATEHLLR, encoded by the coding sequence GTGTCGTTCCAGTCTCTCGGCCGCGACGATCTGCTCGCGCAGCACGAACTCCAGCAGCGCAACTACGCAGAACTGCAGGCCAAGAAGCTCAATCTCGACCTGACCCGCGGCAAGCCCGCGCCGGCGCAGCTGGATCTGTCCAACGCCCTGCTGTCACTGCCCGGCGAGGACTACCGCGACCGGGACGGCACCGACACCCGCAACTACGGCGGCTTGCACGGCCTGCCCGAGCTGCGGGAGATCTTCGGCGAGCTGCTCGGCATCCCGGTGCAGAACCTCATCGCGGGCAACAACGCCAGCCTGGAGATGATGCACGACAGCATCGTGTTCTCGCTGCTGCACGGTGGTGTGGACTCGGTGCGGCCCTGGGCGCAGGAGCCGGTGGTGAAGTTCCTCTGCCCCTCGCCCGGCTACGACCGTCACTTCGCCATCACCGAATCCTTCGGCATCGAGATGATCCCGGTGCCGATGCGCGAGGACGGGCCCGACGTCGACCTGATCGAGGAACTCGTCGCGGCCGATCCGGCGATCAAGGGCATGTGGTGCGTTCCGGTGTACTCCAACCCGACCGGGGTCACCTTCTCCTGGGAATCCGTGCGACGGCTGGTCCAGATGCGCACGGCCGCACCGGATTTCCGGTTGATGTGGGACAACGCCTACGCGGTCCACACGCTCACCGACGAGTTCATCCGCCAGGTCGACGTGCTGGGCCTGGCCGAGGCGGCCGGCAACCCGAACCGTCCGCTGGTGTTCGCCTCCACCTCCAAGATCACCTTCGCCGGGGCCGGCGTCAGCTTCCTCGGTGGCTCGCTGGGCAACATCGCCTGGTACCTGCAGCACGCGGGCAAGAAGTCGATCGGGCCGGACAAGGTCAATCAGCTGCGCCACACCCGCTTCTTCGGCGACGCCGACGGTGTGCGGCTGCAGATGCAGCGCCACCGTGAACTGATCGCCCCCAAGTTCGCCTTGGTCGCCGAGATCCTCGAGGACCGGTTGGCCGAGTCGAAGATCGCGTCGTGGACCGACCCGAAGGGCGGCTACTTCGTCAGCCTGGACGTGTGGCCCGGCACCGCCAAGCGCACCGTCGCCCTGGCCAAGGACGCCGGGATCGCGGTCACCGAGGCGGGTTCGGCGTTCCCGTACCGCAAGGACCCCGACGACAAGAACATCCGCATCGCCCCGACCTTCCCGTCGCTGGCCGACGTCCGTGACGCGATCGACGGCCTGGCCACGTGCGCGCTGCTGGCCGCAACTGAGCACCTTTTGCGTTGA
- a CDS encoding S1C family serine protease has product MSKVSSQPIRMILAAVLTAAAAVVAPLAPAGAAPGDPEAVAAQVEPSVARIDTVVDYQQAYGIGTGIVLSPGGEVLTNYHVVQGANTISATVGGQKFPADLVGYDRQHDIAVLQLHGAAGLPPAPIGDSTALAPGHLVVALGNAGGTGSPLTREVGTVSAFGRTVNAEDELTGATDQINGLIEFAAPVRAGDSGGPVVNSAGQVVGMTTAASVNFRMGPGGKGFAIPINDAMGIAGQIRSRTPSPSVHIGPPTMLGVGVRAAQQQNGGVIVQDVVPGGPAEAAGLIPGDLLTSIDGTQLDSARTLTLVLDRHYPGDVIGLTWTDRAGQQHNGKATLAAGP; this is encoded by the coding sequence ATGAGCAAAGTGAGCTCACAGCCGATCAGAATGATTCTCGCGGCGGTACTGACTGCTGCGGCAGCCGTCGTCGCCCCACTAGCACCCGCCGGCGCCGCACCCGGTGACCCCGAGGCGGTCGCCGCTCAGGTCGAACCGTCGGTGGCCCGCATCGACACGGTGGTCGATTACCAGCAGGCGTACGGCATCGGCACCGGCATCGTGCTGTCCCCGGGCGGCGAGGTCCTGACGAATTACCACGTCGTCCAGGGCGCCAACACCATCAGCGCCACGGTCGGTGGCCAGAAGTTCCCGGCCGACCTGGTCGGCTACGACCGTCAACACGACATCGCGGTGCTGCAGTTGCACGGCGCGGCCGGGCTGCCGCCGGCACCCATCGGCGATTCGACCGCGCTCGCGCCGGGCCACCTCGTCGTCGCGCTCGGTAACGCCGGGGGCACCGGCTCGCCGCTGACCCGCGAGGTCGGCACCGTCAGCGCATTCGGCCGGACGGTCAACGCCGAGGACGAACTGACCGGCGCCACCGATCAGATCAACGGCCTGATCGAGTTCGCGGCACCGGTGCGTGCCGGTGACTCCGGCGGCCCGGTGGTCAACTCGGCAGGACAGGTCGTCGGCATGACCACGGCCGCGTCGGTGAACTTCCGGATGGGGCCCGGCGGCAAGGGGTTCGCGATCCCGATCAATGACGCGATGGGCATCGCCGGGCAGATCCGCTCCCGCACCCCGTCGCCTTCGGTCCACATCGGACCGCCGACCATGCTCGGTGTCGGTGTGCGTGCCGCGCAGCAGCAGAACGGCGGAGTGATCGTCCAGGACGTGGTCCCCGGCGGTCCGGCCGAGGCGGCCGGCCTGATCCCGGGCGATCTGCTGACGTCCATCGACGGCACCCAGCTGGATTCGGCGCGCACGCTGACCCTGGTTCTCGATCGGCACTACCCCGGCGACGTCATCGGACTGACCTGGACCGACCGTGCCGGCCAGCAGCACAACGGCAAGGCCACACTGGCGGCTGGGCCGTAG
- a CDS encoding CdaR family transcriptional regulator, producing MVTLDRLINVLGGYGVRLRAPAHGSDPAPRSTELRSVVMHEPGGVIGDVLLAVGAESVAEAVRWATAARAVVVLVRGAEGPDDESMAGVRIAVMTVEPEVSWSELAAVVYGVVLEGRETESGRGPTDLFALADSLADAVGGAVTIEDRRSAVLAYSRLQEHADPARAETILSRRAPQRLRALFEGRGVFRHLAESDDPLFVAGDEQHGLTGRMVVAARAGRELLGSIWVTCAEPLPDARRAALADGARMVALHLLRSRASADLERQVESELVIRLLEGAADATTAASRLALPQTPLRVIALRAHTADERHAALLLAFERATAGFGWSRPGRSALAGNTVYTVLPGAEPEAAGNWVSGLRAALPEPVTVLAGISGPATAAELALARSEADECLALHELRPAGSAPVYDEAWDDILLQRLRIAARSGRAPQRGPVAELRAHDQANGTQYAPTLRAWLEAQGDLAAAGQALGVHENTVRYRLRKMSELTQLNLDDARKRLAMMIELAATEELS from the coding sequence GTGGTCACGCTCGACCGCCTGATCAACGTGCTGGGCGGCTACGGAGTGCGGCTGCGCGCCCCGGCACACGGATCGGACCCGGCCCCGCGGTCGACCGAGCTGCGCAGCGTGGTGATGCACGAACCCGGCGGGGTCATCGGCGATGTCCTGCTGGCCGTCGGTGCCGAGTCGGTCGCCGAGGCGGTGCGATGGGCGACGGCGGCGCGTGCCGTGGTGGTGCTGGTCCGCGGCGCCGAGGGGCCCGACGACGAGTCGATGGCCGGCGTCCGCATCGCGGTGATGACGGTCGAGCCCGAGGTGTCCTGGAGTGAGCTCGCCGCCGTGGTCTACGGCGTGGTGCTGGAGGGCCGGGAAACCGAATCCGGCCGTGGCCCAACCGATTTGTTCGCGTTGGCCGACAGCCTTGCCGACGCGGTCGGTGGCGCGGTCACCATCGAGGACCGGCGCAGTGCGGTACTGGCGTACTCCCGGCTGCAAGAGCATGCCGACCCGGCCCGCGCCGAGACGATCCTGAGCCGACGGGCACCGCAGCGACTCCGGGCGCTGTTCGAAGGCCGCGGCGTGTTTCGGCATCTGGCCGAATCCGACGATCCGTTGTTCGTCGCCGGCGACGAACAACACGGCCTGACCGGGCGGATGGTGGTGGCCGCCCGGGCCGGCCGGGAACTGCTGGGCTCAATCTGGGTGACGTGCGCCGAGCCGTTGCCCGACGCACGCCGGGCGGCCCTGGCCGACGGCGCCCGCATGGTCGCCCTGCACCTGCTCCGGTCACGGGCCAGCGCCGACCTGGAACGGCAGGTGGAATCGGAACTGGTGATCCGGTTGCTCGAGGGGGCCGCCGACGCGACGACAGCGGCCAGCCGGCTCGCGCTGCCGCAGACCCCGCTGCGGGTGATCGCACTGCGGGCCCACACCGCCGACGAGCGGCACGCCGCGCTGCTGTTGGCCTTCGAGCGGGCCACCGCCGGCTTCGGCTGGTCGCGGCCCGGACGCAGTGCGCTGGCCGGCAACACCGTCTACACCGTGCTGCCCGGCGCCGAGCCCGAGGCCGCAGGCAACTGGGTGTCCGGGTTGCGAGCCGCGCTGCCCGAACCCGTGACCGTGCTGGCCGGGATCAGCGGACCCGCCACCGCGGCCGAACTCGCGCTGGCCCGCAGCGAGGCCGACGAATGCCTGGCGCTGCACGAGCTGCGGCCCGCGGGCAGCGCGCCGGTGTACGACGAGGCCTGGGACGACATCCTGCTGCAGCGGCTGCGGATCGCGGCCCGCTCCGGCCGGGCCCCGCAGCGTGGGCCGGTCGCCGAGTTGCGGGCCCACGATCAGGCCAACGGAACCCAGTACGCGCCAACGCTGCGGGCCTGGCTGGAGGCGCAGGGCGATCTCGCCGCGGCCGGACAGGCGCTGGGCGTGCACGAGAACACCGTGCGCTACCGGCTGCGGAAGATGTCCGAACTGACGCAGCTCAACCTGGACGATGCGCGCAAGCGGTTGGCGATGATGATCGAGCTCGCCGCGACCGAAGAACTGTCGTAA